AGTCACATTCATTCTTTCTCACTTTAGTATTATAGAATGATTTATTATGCTAAGCTGAGCTATTTCCTGGTTCCAGCTTGTCATTTAATGTACATACATGAGAGTAAGTAAATAATTTCACATTGTGCATATGAATGTGTTACAATGATTAACACATCTTACACATTTTGTTATTGCTTTATCTCTCTTTGACTTTATCTTTTAAAAGTACTAGTGCCATGAAGGAGACCCTCCAGTGCATGACCTACTGAGTTGAGCGAGGTCTCGTGTGCTTGGCAGTGGAAAGTTTTGTGTTGGGTTTAAACGGTCTCTGAGAAAAAAGGGATTTTACAGAGGGTCCATAAAGAGTTATCTCATGAGACAAGAGCACgacaaactgtttgttttatgaTCAAGGGTTACTGCTATCTGCATGTGTAAAGTCTTATTGCCTTTTAAAGAGAGGCCGCAGAAGATTAAACACTACATGTGctttattgtgtgtgagtgtctttctctgcttctgtgtgtctttgtctgcgCCAAATCCAATTAGATCAAGTCTTCTGTGCCTGCGTCAAACAAGTATCTTTGCATTTATCAGCATATTTCAtatgtaaaatgacaaaatgctgCAATGATGACGTGATGTTTGAACACTTTTATTTCATTGCCACTTCTGACTCgagtgtatgttgtgtgtgtgtttacagcaagCGAGATGTGGTTATGCTATCATCCTCATGGCTCTGTACTGGTGTACAGAGTGCATGCCTCTGGCTGTGACTGCCCTACTGCCAGTCGTCCTCTTTCCTATGATGGGCATCATGACGGCTGGAGCGGTACAGTCCTTATTAACacttttgtgtttcttcatgGTTCATATGTATTTGTACTTTATGTGCAACTGCAGATTAATGCAACTGCTTGTGACTATAGGCTTCTCAGATATTTTGGtagaaacatatttaatatttctgaggttttgttttaattctacTTAGCTTTTCATAAGTTGTGAAAAGTAAAAGGCAACGCAACTTTAATAGCACATTTCATACAGCGGGGCAATTCAGTGTACTTTACAAGGTAATAAAAAATAGAGCAAAAGATAAAAGATTTACAGttaaaaagtacaaaagtacAGGTAAGTGATACAAAGGACACAAAATCTGAAACTAGTGCAGTTAAAGTACTCGTCAGGAGAAGAATGGTTACTGGGACCAATTTAGTATTCTGCACTATTATAGAAGGTGTTATTTGATTATTAAAAgttacattttactgttgtagttgTTGGAGGTGGACCTGCGTTTAATTACTTCACATACAGTGAGGTTGTTTAGTCAGGTGTTTCCAAGGGTGCAGGCACCATCCTAAGGCTCACCAGATGAGATTGTGAGATACAAATTTATTATCAGtcttttggaatttttttttgtcctttgctTTTGGTTAAATGCtatttaatttgtcattttcaggACTCAAACggttatttaaatgaaatcatttgaGAAGTTTAGTGGTAAAGTAACTCTTCTGATGTCTATGAGCTGTTAACAACTCATAGACATCAGAAATGTGCCTCAACTGGACAATGGAAACAGAAAGTGTTCATTTGACCTTTCAGTTCAGGATGTATTGTAGCTTTACAGACAAGGGATGAACTGCTGACTCCAGTGTTTTACTGTTATTGCTCTTAAAACAAGTTGGATGATACATTACCTTTGCATTAGACAGCATGTTCACAGGTTACTGCGGCAGCTGAAAAtcatgctgtgtttgttttgcacgTTTGGATTTCCGATTCCTCTGCTgaagtttttgtctgtgtgatctGTTTCAGGTCAGTATTGAATATCTGAAAGACTCTAACATGCTGTTCATCGGTGGCCTATTGGTGGCAATCGCAGTGGAGCAGTGGAAACTCCATAAGCGCATCGCTCTCCGAGTTTTGCTGCTGGTTGGTGTTCGTCCATCCCTGTAAGAAAGCCTAGTGATCCAGCTCTTCTGAatacatttcagcagacaaaGTCGGGACTAGTGGGACACCACTGCCTTCATAAACACATGTGCAGCATTTGGgaaaaaatgcatcaaaatgAGAAAACTTATCTACCTACTGGAACAtgctgcaaaaacagaaaacacaaccagATACAGAAATTGTGCACAGAAGTTGCAAATGTTCACTTCAGGGAAATGAGCTACAGAAGTGAGATCCtcataaaataacattttactgagATGTTACCAAGccacaaaataatttcttgaaatttttgaaaaaatCATAGGGAAGAATGTAAAAGAAAATTAGTTGTCAACTTAATTGGCAGCATAAAACTTTGTTCTCATGATAAATCCCATGCAGATGGTACCACACAATAAAAACTCAGATTACTGCTCATGTCCATCCTTTTCAACACATCACCACTTTCGATCACTATCTTCATATTCGCTCCCTTTCATTACCCTCTCACACAGGTTAATGATGGGCTTCATGATCGTCTCGTCCTTCCTGTCCATGTGGATCAGCAACACGGCCACCACAGCCATGATGCTGCCCATCGCCCACGCCGTGCTTCAGCAACTGAAAGCTACCGAGGTCCAGGCGGATGAACGAGATTTCCAGGCTGCAGCCGAGGACAACCATGCATTTGAGCTTGAGATCAGACAAACTAAACATGAGATGGCCAACGAGAAACATCCAGACAGCAAGGCTCCGCAGGAGGACAGAGTGGGTAAGTAAAAATATCTGCTAGATTGATAGGTTTCCAGAGGATATCCCTTCCAATAATTTTAACTTGCTGGATGTGTTGGGCTCCAGATGACCCCGAGCGGAGTCCACAGTCACTGCAGGAGTCCAGGAGACAGGCGATGGATGCAAAGTACAACCTCCTGACCAAAGGGATGAGTCTGAGCGTGTGTTACTCTGCAAGCATTGGAGGCACGGCCACGCTCACCGGCACGACCCCAAACCTCATCCTCAAGGGTCAAATTGACAAGTAAGGCATTGATAAATATCACCCTACAAGCACAGGAGAATGTTTCATTCCAGATATGTAAGCGCTGATTTTGCCAATCTCATCCATCTTTCTTATCTTTTGTGAAGGATCTTCCCTGGAAACGGTGACGTGATCAACTTTGCCAGCTGGTTTGGCTTTGCTTTCCCCAACATGGTGATCATGCTGGTGCTTTCCTGGCTGTggctgcagtttattttcctGGGCTTCAAGTAAGTAAAACTTAAGTCTAATACAATCAGCCACAGATGCTTCTGTAAGCAATAAAGACATTGATGTAATAATAAAGACTATTATGTTCAAATGGTCATGTAACCTAAGTTTAAAAAATAGATTATCCCACTTACACCATGTTTACCATACAATTAAACTGACCACTTGTTCTCCTCAGCCTGAAGCAGTCTTTTGGCTGTGGCACAAAGAACGACAGAGATAAGGAGGCGTATGCAGTGATGAGGGCAGAGTACAATAAGCTGGGGCGCATGAAGTTTGCTGAGTGGGCAGTCCTCACCATCTTCACCCTGCTGGTGGTCCTGTGGTTCACCAGGGAGCCGGGTTTCATCGATGGCTGGGCAACAGTGCTTTTCAATAAGGAGGGAGAGTGAGTCTCTtaccttttttttggcacaacTTTAGAGGATAAGGGTGGTGGAGTTCTATTTTTCCCATGAAATAACtaaaaaccaacaatgaaaTGATTGTACTAACAAGTGTTGTTTGGGTAAGTGCTTTCTAACCTGTCGTCCAAAACTGTTTCTAATCattgttgaaaaataaactgatttatGAAGTGACAGCTTTGGTATAGGATTTAGTTAAGTTTAGGGAAATGTGGTTTGGGtactttttaaagatttgtaGTAGTTTCCCTTTAGCAAATGGGAAAAGAATATTGGTTAAAGTCTAATGTTTTGTTGACCCACCATCCATCCTGACCTCTATCTGATGCAGACTTTATCACTCTGTAATAGATCTGAAAACTGGGACAACATATTTTGGTGGCCTTTGGATCTGATAGTAAATTTCCCTCTTGTTTTTCACTCAAAGTGTTAAGAAACTCTGCTCCAGTTAAACCGTTTGAATACATCAACACAGATGATGCATCTGTTTTATATCCATAAATGCATGTTTGTCCAAACACGTTTGCACAGTGACAACACTGTGGTGAACGGTTAATGTGGCAGCAACTTATTTTAATAACAATATGTTGGATTATTTTATCTTGTGTAACTCAGCTTTGTGTCGGACGGAACCGTCGCCATCTTAATGTCGATGCTCTTCTTCGTCATCCCCTCCGAGATGCCCAGGACTGGGGGCTATGGTTACAATGAAGCAGGTGATAAGTTTATTTTAACTCCATTTATtgcatttggagaaaaaaaaaacccttttaatATTGTACAGTGATGTTCGTGTGACCTAAATTCCAGCTCATCAGAGCACTGGGTGATGAATACCCAGCAGACGTGACTCTGCTCTTTAAAACTAATTACTGCTTCATGTTCAAACTTCGTCTGGGTCTCACAGGTAAGATGGTGAACTCTCCCCCCACTCTGCTGAACTGGCAGGTGGTCCACGAGCGAATGCCCTGGAACATCATCCTGCTGCTGGGAGGAGGCTTTGCTCTGGCTGCTGGCAGTGAGGTAAAAACCTAAGAGTATCTATGGTTTCTTTCTATCAATTCTATGGCAATCCacccaatagttgttgagatactTCACTCTGGACCAAGTTGGTGGACCAACAGACATCCCaagagccatgctgctagcaTGTCTTACAACAATGTAAAGACTCTTTTCTCAAAATGgtcatcatttattttttgttttttacaggagTCAGGTCTGTCCACGTGGTTGGGAGAAAGTTTGACACCTCTGCAGAAAATTCCCCCCTTTGCCATCTCGTTGCTGCTCTGCTTGCTGGTGGCGACATTCACAGAGTGCTCCAGCAACACAGCCACTACCACCCTGTTCCTGCCCATACTGGCCTCAATGGTAAACTGAATACAAAAAATGTCCACGCGTACGCACAGCCGTGCACACAGTTCTTCTCCGTGTATTAAACCGCATTGTGCTGGCGTGTTTCTTAGGCCACAGCAATCAAGATACACCCGCTGTATGTGATGCTGCCCTGTACCATTGCTGCCTCTCTGGCCTTCATGCTGCCTGTGGCCACACCACCCAACGCAATCGCCTTCTCCTTTGGAAACCTCAGAGTCATGGACATGGTGAGATCCATACACATCCAGTTCATAATACATTATAAATGTATCTAAGTATCATTCACGTGAGCAAGGTTTAGAGGTGGCTCAGCCAATGATTTTCCTGTGCATACTTCTACACACCAGGGTTATTAGGACCCAGCAGTCATGAGAACAGCTCTATACAGAGACACTTTCTTATTTACTTCAGTATTGGGTTAACTGCTTGAAAATTATGTATTCATTTAAGTTCATAAGTAAGGATTGAACATCCTCCTGCACACACAATCCACCTAAGAaactaatttcattttttttttatacttttcaaGACCTGCATATACCCTGGTTTTTGAACTGATCAGAATGTTTCTGTACTTCCAGGTGAAAACTGGCTTCATGCTGAACCTCATTGGGATTTTGTCCATTAATTTAGGCATCAATACCTGGGGGTATGCCATGTTTGACATGGGCACCTTCCCTCAGTGGGCCAACATTACACATACCAAACCTTGAGTAAGGagggacaaagaaagagagagatggagaaagagcaTGACacagaatttgtttttaaagcgCCTGAAAACCTGTCTAAGTGAAAATATTTATACGTTAATAAGAAACAatcaaagtaaatgaaaaaacaaatttaggtttaggctttttttgtcaATTGTTAATTGTCAAAACTCCTAAACCTAATGTAAACCTTTCTAATTTTGGCATAAAATAGTGCATTCTTGTAGGATCCTTGGTTCATAAAAAGAagctgatgagaaaaaaaagttttcaagcCCTTaaagggaaaggagagaaagcCACTTTTATTTTCAAGAGCTATAGCTAAGTCCTCGATTATTCTATAATGAGAAGAGGTAGAAGGGAATTGGCTACGGTAAAttagtaaagaaaataaagtttaaagatgaacctgattaaaaacaaaacacttcattTGTTTAGACCTAATTGCACTCAGCAGTGATGTACTGCTACATCATTGTGCACAACTTCATAAAAACAATTACAACCAGACTGAGATCATTTCCTCGTTTCATTCCAGTGACTTAACAAAACTggaatggtgtttttttttccccctaaaaaaaaaaagactgaggtCATTTCCTTGTACACTTTTCCCTGAATGCGGTCATCTCATTAAGCTATTTATCATTTACAAAATCACGCACAAGTGCGGTACACTGTTCGTTTGAGTGATGGTTTAAAATAATGAGATTTCTCTGAGTTATGTGTTTACAGACACCGTGTAAATGAGCTGAAATTTAATTAATTGTATCAGTTAATTTAACTTATTACCGTGGTCCTTTTGTTGGACCTGAagtctttggtttttgttgcatattttattttttgtcagtgtttttgtcacaCTGTTTTTACCGTGAGCAAGTACCAACTCTATACCCATAAGCCACAACattaactggttttaatgttgtggttgaTGGGTGTAGAGTGCTTGTTATTTGTTAACACTAAAGTGGCAGACTTTAGGTGATTATTTGCATACCTAGAGGGgaacttttttctttatattaaaCAGGATATACACTCATGAGGCAGATATAGATTAAAgctattaaaggaatagttcagcattttggaaaTCGCTCTTATTCTCATTCTTGTCAAGTGTTGTAGAAGAGAATATTGATACCAATCTCATGTCTCCATGCTAAATATTAAACTACCCCATCAGAatattagcttagcttagctctAACTCGaggcaagaaaagaaaggagcgtaattccaaaaatgtcaaactatttctttaacaAACCTGCTCCAGTAACTACTGGGACATGTGCACAAACTTGAGGTGACCttgaaaaaatgtctttaagCACTGAGGAAGGTAAAGCACAGAAGGCGTTCAAATCAATAGCAGGAAGGTGTTACTAACATTGTGTACAGTGAGCACAGATGAAAAGGTTGGTTGAAGGATAACTTTGAGATAAGAGGCTGCCAACAGGATACAAATTGTAGTAGAGGTCAGTTGCTATCATGTTTATTACAGGTGAATGTAATAAACTGTAGatgcagagtgagagaaagaacgTCCCAGCAGAGTACAGTTTTTTCCACCTCACATTTTTCTGTACCGGAGTGAATACGTTTGTATTCTGAAAATAAAGCATCATCATGTGAACAAtgtgtgctctctctccctctctttcattcacTTGACACCGACGATAATAACAGTGAACATGCTGCAATATTTCAAAAAGTCCcataaatctttatttattttacttttgttcaGTCACACCAACATTTCACTTGTTAAAAACTTTACATCAGTTCAAAATAATTTGTACACGAGTCACAATCAGTCATAAATAAATCTGCTCTACATCTCTGTTACATTTTAACATAACATTCAAGTCAGTCTGAACCAATCTGATCCCCTCTAGTCCGTTTTACTACTTCGATTCGATATTTTGATTTTTCAACCTTTATTCCCTGTAACCCACAAACAGAAACTTGCACAGGCCCAAAAAACCCCAAAGTCATTCAGATTTTAATCACGTTGAGCGACACTTGTTTTTACTGACAATCTGAATTCATCTGAAACAAACAGGTGCATTCAAGTAATTTCCTTCCAGCCAGGTCTGTAAGTAGTACAGATATTTTTCATAAATGATTTGCAGTGTTTGAGAACAGTTCCTCGAACAGATGGGTGGAGTTTACTGCAATTTAAGTAGAATcgcttaaaaattaaaaacactgaactaaACAGATTTTCAAGTGCATcaaatcagggaaaaaaaaaaaagatgaactaTTTGAGTCAAGTAGTGTCTCAGCAGAGACAGTGCAGTGAAAGTGTGCATATTACAGTTTAGACGCATCCCAAGACAATTCAGttactgattttctgtgtgatCTGTGTAATAAATGCCCTCAAATAACAGATCAACACACTCAGGTCCTAAGTGACTGGAATGtttcagaaacaaaatgacGAGATAGAAATGTATGAGAGGCAGAAATCAGATAAGAGACACAAAGAATGAGAAAATGGACATAAGAGACGTgactgctgcagaaacacaaacattagtttacacacataaagaaaaaagatttaagGGTGATTTGTTCTTTAAAAGACGTCTGCTACATTACCCAATCTTCTTCAACAACATTTATAAAACcaagttttccttttcttctcttatGAAGAGTtcccaaaaaaacccaaaacttcCACTTGGACAAAAAAAGGTGCAACTTAACCAAGTTTTTAACATCTTCTTTATCGCCTAAACAGAGCAACATGAGGCTGGAAAAGTGCAGCTGCTACACAGATGACAAAGTACGTTTATGGTCGGATCAGCTCTGCAGAGATGTTGTGCTTTGAgcagagacaataaaaacatttgcccTACAGTTAATACAGGTCACACGACTCGAGAAATAAATAAGGAACAAAAGGataaggaaacaggaaacaggtcTGATAAATTCAAAATGACGAACTACTGTCTACTGTGCAGAAAATGTGCTAACAGGATTTGGAAATATATTTGACCTTTTTAAACCAGATGACCACATTACTGACATCTAAATTCAAAGATTTCTACCAGACCAGTAATCATGCTTCAAACTGACACACTTacagacacgcagacacacacagtacagacaaTCATATAaagtacagaaacacacacacacactcattgaatCCAAAACTGTTTAAGTCCTAAAAACAGATTTGTTCCTACCATGTacaggaatgaaaaaaataatttctatcAATATTTGAAGATAcagagtttttgtttctttttttcacttcatgACGTggctaaagagaaaaaaacgtCTGATATTTCCTAAAAGTTGCTCACTTGCTGGTTTatcatgtcaacaaacacacttTGTTACAGCGACGCCACACCAagctgtgaactgtgtgtgtctgtgtgtgtgcgcttgtggcTTCTTTTTAGGCTTTGACAAACTCACACAtgcttacacagacacacacacacagattgtaaCATACATCTGTATGGAGTGTTTTCTGGATGGCATTCTCTCAGCACGAGAAAgtgatagagaaagagagagagagagagagagaaaaagagagaaaaagagagagagagagagagagagactactGGATTGACAGGATGTTAACCCCACCAGTGTACTCTGATCGTCCCTCAGGTCAGTCCGTACATCCACCTGTCTCCTCATGTTGGTGTGTATCGTCTCTACGTCCCACCGTTGTACGAGTAGTCTGCCTTGTTGTGCATCACCAGCTTATTGTCCACAAAGTAGAAACTGTCGGACTGCGTCTCGTACGGATGCAGGATCATTTCTctgactgtgaaaaaaaatcacagctgtTAGTACACTGGTTGCCAACCTGGGGGTCAGGACCCCCCAAAGGGGTCCTAAGATAAAACCGAGGAGGGTCTTATTTTGATTAATATAGGGACAAGAACAAACTAATATTTGACCATGGTATTCACAGTGGAAAGAAAACGTATGTGAACCCTTTGGAGTTAaatggttttctgcattaattggtgataaaatgtgatctgatcttcatctaaatcacaggtacagacaaacacacagttcctCACACAACTGTTTCAGTTCAGACATATTCTTTGGATGTCAAATCTTTAATACTGTAGGAGTTAACTCTTCAGAACATATGTTTtctagtgtgtgtctgtgtttgtgtgtgtgtattcataaaCTCACTGATTTCCTCAGACAGAGGTGGGAATTCGTAGATGTGTTCACAGGTGTTCTTGCTGCTGGGCATGCAGAAGCCGAACTCAAAGTCAAAGCTCTTGAGCAACTTCTCTCTAAAATAATGTCTCTCGATCATCCTGAAGTTTTCAATGGGCATGTCTCCGACCGTGAACTCAACCCTGGGGGtatgaaaagagacagacagaccggGGAaggtgagtgagacagagaaatcacagacaggaaaacaatgAGATACACAGAGGACACATCAGTTATTCTGTTGGTAATTGCGTCCTTGTAAATAAAGATTCACGCCCGTTCTCACTTACGTGGCTCCAACTTGCCGCAGCCGGAGGAAAGCCGGGGTGAACTGGTAACGAACAAACCGCCCGGCGTTTGGGTCAAtgtccctcttctctcctgctttaTCTAAGGGGACGATTAGTTTggacagaaaagaacagaatgaaatttaataaaatattttcagacattttccatttgtttcatGGAGGTTGACTGAAAACATTGACAGTTATCTCAGTGTAGCACATCTGGCATATGTCCAGTGTCTGATATATTTTGAGGAAAGAACATGAAGCAGCTTTATAATGTGTTCACTGAAAGTATTTTCATGGtaaataatgtttaaatgaaacaaatcaCCTGTAGATGGAGGTTTGGTGATTTCAAACAGCACGGTGGCGGTCTCCATGTCTCTGATCTTGAACCTGGTGAAGTCGATGTTGTAAATGTTCTCATCCGGGCTGCACAGATAATCTGatagagagagtgaaagaggatGGAGAGCTACAGATGAGACACAAGGTACTTGAACCAAGTAGCACTtcaatgaaaatgaatgcacACATCAAGTAAAGTACTTTCATTTTCTGATCAATACATCATATAACTGGGGAGCAGTAGGGCTGGGTATCGAACGTCAATACTTTTAATTTTTAGGTATTTTATAAGCTTTTTagacacttttttaaaaaaatgtcaaaccaatCCCCACCCTAAGTGGCAGTTTCACTTACTTTCTTATGATcacaatattaaaaacacatcatgtggCAACTATTAAATATGCTCactttatttataaatgaatatattttgaaaaGATATTAGATAACTGAAAatataactgaaaataaatatatggtTATAATGTTGGACTTGGTTTAACGTTGAGAAAAGCAAATGTAAACTGTTTCCAAACAAAGAAATTGAATTCTCTTATCAAGCACTAGTTACAGGATGCTATAATCTCAAGAGCTGCTTTGCATTCAATCCTCTCCATGAACAGATGACAACAGTGAGAGTGGACCACACcaacaagaaaataaagaagcTAAAAGTGGTTATACTGATAacagatgtcattttaaatgaaaacatgaattcaAACATTCCCATACCCAAAAATTTCAACTAAAAAACTCTTCAGCAGTGAACAATACATTCAACTAAATATTAATTCTGTTTACTGTAGTTTCAAATCATTCTTTGGACAGCTCACTAATGTATTAAAAAGCTCCCTTTGACCCTTTTAAGTGAATTTCAGACAAGAATCTTAATGAGAAAAACGATTAGAGGAGCCATTTCCTcacaaatacaacaacacagacacacatgcacctaGTAAGACAGAGATGTGAGTTATTTTTGTTCCTCTAATCCTTCCTGCCCTCACCAGGCAGTGTCACTGCTTATTAGCGTTCCCCAGCAGAGCAGACACTTCCTGCTTCCTGCCTGATCCGATGAAACCACTGGCTGGGAGGTGTAACTGCAACAtctctccatcatctctctCGCCTCACACACGCAAGCTCCTGTATACAGGTTTTCCACCACACACCGGCAGTCGCAAAGCTCAAACAAGTTACAAATGAATTTGAGGTAACATTGTTTCAGGGATTTGAGTGTGGATCGCTGAGAGAGTGAGTTCAGATCAGTACACGTGTGGGATTACAGGCCCATCATATCTGTCTGCTTAAAGACAACAGCTAAAACAAAGGAGACATGGATGTCTTACAGCACAGAGTAAGATAATTTAATTGTTAACTTCCAAGGCAGTTGCTCCTAGCTGTTGAACACAGTTGAGCATTTAGTTAAAGAGCCAAATGTTTCCCTCAGAAGTCgctggagaccaaaaacagagttaaaaatAACGAAATGGAGACTCACATTCACCAGGTGGCCAGAATCATATGTTCACAAACTGTTTCcgctgcccccaagtggtcaAAAAACCAACTCAATCAATCAGCCAAAATGTCTAGGAAAATTATTTGAAATCAGTAACTGAAATTTATTGATTTGAAATCAGTAGCCTGAGCCTGACTGAGACCTCAGCCTCCACCTGCTTTGACTCTACTGCTTTTTGCTTCCTGCATGGTGTTTATTTCTACATGAACTCCCAATGGAGGATTACTCACAATGCTCCCtgcatgttatttttcatgtttatgtaTTCATGCTGGAGCATCCCCGAAGAAGAACCATACCCTGAAGTCACAATATGTTGTCAACTCCATTTACTGTATGAGGTGAGTGTCCCTGACAGTGCTGATTTGTTGTGACCCTGTGATGCCTTTGCTCCTCTGTCAGTCTGAATGCTCTTCTCTACACATCAGTTCTGAATACGGTGCTCCATTTACTGCTGCGCAACACCTGAAGATTCACACagcctctgcacacacacatgaaacaaacaaacaacaaacacccTCAGCAGCCAcataattttaattaatacCATATAATATCTGTACCTGTGAGGACTGAGACCATTAATAACAGTtgtgcacagatgtgtgtgtattagtgtgtgtatgcgtgtggcGGGGGTGCCTCTGCATGTGCATAATATACTGTACCACAGCTGGTGTTGTCCTCATCCTTTTGCTAACCTAGTGCTAATCGCTGCTTTTGAGCCTCCTAATGAAGTCCCATGAGGACACTGAGTTTGAATAAGAGACAATGAGTTtgttatgtgcatgtgtgtgtgtgtctctgtgatttttttgtgtgctcTCACTTTGCCTCACAAAACCCGAGGTGTTTGTAGTAAATGACACGCAATCTGTTAcctgaggtcacacacacacacacacacacacacacatgcacacacgcacacataccgGGCCGTCTGAGGATAACTTACTGCTAGAAGCCACTAAAACCGCCGACAGGCCTCATTTTATCACTGTCAGCTTTTCTTCTGGGCTGTGATAGTATACACCTCCAGACAGAACATGTCCCAAgtgttctgtgtatgtgtgtgtgtgtgtgtgtgtgtgtgtatgtgcatatagGATCGGTTAAACCTATGTGAATT
This genomic stretch from Toxotes jaculatrix isolate fToxJac2 chromosome 12, fToxJac2.pri, whole genome shotgun sequence harbors:
- the slc13a2 gene encoding solute carrier family 13 member 2: MGSWLKWLWYHRNYIIIPVTPLVLLPLPLCSPTSQARCGYAIILMALYWCTECMPLAVTALLPVVLFPMMGIMTAGAVSIEYLKDSNMLFIGGLLVAIAVEQWKLHKRIALRVLLLVGVRPSLLMMGFMIVSSFLSMWISNTATTAMMLPIAHAVLQQLKATEVQADERDFQAAAEDNHAFELEIRQTKHEMANEKHPDSKAPQEDRVDDPERSPQSLQESRRQAMDAKYNLLTKGMSLSVCYSASIGGTATLTGTTPNLILKGQIDKIFPGNGDVINFASWFGFAFPNMVIMLVLSWLWLQFIFLGFNLKQSFGCGTKNDRDKEAYAVMRAEYNKLGRMKFAEWAVLTIFTLLVVLWFTREPGFIDGWATVLFNKEGDFVSDGTVAILMSMLFFVIPSEMPRTGGYGYNEAGKMVNSPPTLLNWQVVHERMPWNIILLLGGGFALAAGSEESGLSTWLGESLTPLQKIPPFAISLLLCLLVATFTECSSNTATTTLFLPILASMATAIKIHPLYVMLPCTIAASLAFMLPVATPPNAIAFSFGNLRVMDMVKTGFMLNLIGILSINLGINTWGYAMFDMGTFPQWANITHTKP
- the unc119b gene encoding protein unc-119 homolog B encodes the protein MSYSCTSRGNSQDPSSAKKPAGDNPGRGTGGTDSSADSSSNGSPKQTAAMKVKKGCNSTDVGVPVTTEEDLLASAVITPEDVLGLQKITENYLCSPDENIYNIDFTRFKIRDMETATVLFEITKPPSTDKAGEKRDIDPNAGRFVRYQFTPAFLRLRQVGATVEFTVGDMPIENFRMIERHYFREKLLKSFDFEFGFCMPSSKNTCEHIYEFPPLSEEIIREMILHPYETQSDSFYFVDNKLVMHNKADYSYNGGT